Genomic window (Euleptes europaea isolate rEulEur1 chromosome 8, rEulEur1.hap1, whole genome shotgun sequence):
CCTTCCAGTAAAGATCAGACTTCCCCAAGCCATGGAGATGGCTGTGATTTTGGTGAAGAAGAAGGTGGCCCAGGGTTGCCCTACCCATGCCAATTTTGTGACAAGTCGTTTAGCCGCCTCAGCTATTTAAAGCATCACGAGCAAAGTCACAGCGATAAGCTCCCTTTCAAATGCACATACTGCAGTCGCCTCTTCAAACACAAGCGGAGCAGAGATCGCCATATCAAACTTCACACTGGAGATAAGAAGTACCACTGCAGTGAGTGTGACGCAGCCTTTTCAAGGAGCGATCATCTTAAAATCCACTTAAAGACTCATACCTCTAACAAGCCATATAAATGTGCCATTTGCCGCCGTGGATTTCTTTCCTCTAGTTCACTTCACGGTCACATGCAAGTCCACGAGAGGAATAAAGATGGTTCTCAGTCTGCCTCTCGGATGGAGGATTGGAAAATGAAAGACACTCAGAAGTGCAGTCAGTGTGAAGAAGGTTTTGAttttcctgaagatctccagaaaCACATAGCAGAATGCCACCCTGAGTGTTCCCCAAATGAAGACAGATCTGCTCTCCAATGTGTTTACTGCCATGAGCTCTTTGTAGACGAAAGTTCACTTGTCAACCACATGGAGCAGACTCATAATGgggcagaaaagaaaaatatgtgCAGTATTTGCTCAGAGAACTTCCATACGGTTGAAGAGCTGTACAGCCATATGGATAGTCACCAGCAACCAGAATCATGCAACCATAGCAACAGCCCCTCTTTAGTGACTGTTGGCTACACCTCAGTGTCTAGCACCACACCAGATTCAAACCTCTCAGTGGACAGTTCAACTATGGTAGAAACGGCTCCCCCGATACCAAAAGGCCGTGGAAGAAAACGGGCAGCCCAACAAGTGCCAGATATTACTGGGCCTTCAAATAAGCAAGCCAAGGTTACTTACAGCTGCATTTATTGCAACAAGCAGTTATTTTCCAGCCTTGCAGTACTGCAGATACACCTGAAAACTATGCATTTAGACAAACCTGAACAGGCCCATATTTGTCAGTATTGCTTGGAAGTGTTACCTTCGCTTTACAATCTGAATGAGCATCTTAAGCAAGTACATGAAGGCCCAGATCCATCACTGATTGTTTCTACCATGCCTGCCATGATCTATCAATGCAACTTCTGCTCAGAAGTTTTCAATGACCTCAACACTCTTCAGGAACATATTCGATGTACTCATGGATTTGCAAATCCTGTTGCTAAGGACAGTAATGCATTCTTTTGTCCCCATTGTTACATGGGTTTTCTCACCGATTCTTCTTTGGAAGAGCATATTAGACAAGTCCATTGTGATCTCAGCAGTTCCCGTTTTGGCTCCCCTGTCTTAGGTACCCCGAAGGACCCAGTTGTGGAAGTGTATTCTTGTTCCTACTGTACAAATTCTCCAATATTTAACAGTGTTCTTAAACTGAATAAGCATATAAAGGAGAACCATAAGAACATTCCATTAGCGCTAAATTACATCCATAATGGAAAGAAATCTAGAGCTATGAGCCCCTTATCTCCAGTAACTATCGAGCAGACTTCTTTAAAGATGATGCAGGCTGTAGGGGGTGCCCCTCCACGCCCTGCTGGTGAATATATTTGCAATCAGTGTGGTGCTAAATACACTTCCCTGGACGGTTTTCAGACTCACTTAAAAACACATCTTGACACTGTTCTACCCAAGCTGACATGCCCCCAGTGCAACAAGGAGTTTCCAAATCAGGAGTCCCTGCTGAAGCATGTGACGATCCATTTCATGATCACCTCCACTTACTACATCTGTGAAAGCTGTGACAAGCAATTTACTTCAGTGGACGACTTGCAGAAACATTTGCTCGACATGCATACTTTTGTGTTTTTCCGTTGCACTTTGTGCCAAGAGGTGTTTGATTCTAAAGTATCCATTCAGCTTCACCTGGCGGTGAAGCACAGCAATGAAAAGAAGGTGTACAGGTGCACCTCCTGTAACTGGGACTTCCGCAATGAGACAGACTTGCAGCTCCATGTTAAACACAACCATTTAGAGAATCAAGGAAAAGTACACAAGTGTATTTTCTGCGGTGAGTCTTTTGGTACCGAGGTAGAGCTCCAGTGCCACATTACGACACACAGCAAGAAATACAACTGCAAGTTTTGCAGCAAAGCATTTCATGCTATCATATTGCTGGAGAAACACTTGAGGGAAAAGCATTGTGTGTTTGAAACAAAAACCCCTAATTGCGGAACCAACGGAGCATCTGAACCGGTTCAGAAAGAAGAAGTAGAGCTACAGACCTTGCTAACAAACAGCCAGGAATCTCATAATAGCCACGATGGCAGCGAAGAAGATGTCGATACATCTGAGCCTATGTATGGATGTGATATCTGCGGGGCAGCCTACACCATGGAGTCTCTTCTGCAAAATCACCAGCTTCGAGACCACAACATCCGACCTGGGGAAAGTGCCATAGtgaagaaaaaggcagaactcATTAAAGGGAACTACAAGTGTAATGTGTGCTCTCGAACATTCTTCTCTGAAAATGGGCTTCGTGAACACATGCAGACACATTTGGGACCAGTGAAACACTATATGTGCCCAATATGTGGTGAGAGGTTTCCATCTCTTCTGACTCTTACTGAGCATAAAGTCACACATAGCAAGAGCCTAGACACAGGAAACTGCAGAATTTGCAAAATGCCACTCCAAAGCGAGGAAGATTTTTTGGAGCATTGTCAGATGCACCCAGATTTGAGAAACTCTTTGACAGGATTCCGCTGTGTGGTGTGCATGCAGACTGTGACTTCTACTTTGGAGCTGAAGATCCATGGCACATTCCACATGCAAAAAACGAGCAGCAGCTCAGCAGTGCAGTCTACAGGGCGGGTGCAGCATATCCAAAAACTGTACAAGTGTGCTTCGTGCCTGAAGGAATTCCGTTCAAAACAGGATTTAGTGAAACTCGACATCAACGGCCTACCGTACGGGCTGTGTGCTGCCTGTGTTAATCTCAGCAAAAGTGGTAGTCCAAGTGTCAACATCCCTTCGAGCAGTAATAGGCAAGGCATGGGCCAGAATGAGAACATGAGCTCCGCTgagaacaaaaacaaagcagGAGGGCTGAAGACTCGCTGTTCCAGTTGCAATGTTAAATTTGAATCGGAAAGTGAACTCCAGAACCACATCCAGTCAGTCCACAGAGAGCTCATTCCGGACAGCAACAGTACTCACCTGAAAACCCCACAGGTCTCACCAATGCCCAGAATTAGCCCATCTCAGTCTGAGGAGGTaattcttctgtttttgtttttattttatttatttgacaaAAATATGCAGTTTATCATTTTTTTTGCGAGATAGTTTGCAAGGATACACTTAGCCTGAATGTGTTGTGTACTGTCTGGCGTAGCCGTTAGCTAGCTAGCAATTATTTGCTTCTTGATAAGCCTTGTGTTTTGGCTTGAATGGTGCAGAGTAGGACTAATTCCAGTCTCCCTAGGATATTGTCTTCTTTATCACTGAAGAGAATAATCTTCATGCCAGCACAACTGAGATCTGGAATCTTAGCTGAGGTTCATTTTGAGTTGGAATCCCTCGTTCTGAGTTATGCTTACGGCACAGAGTGCTAATGACATAAAAGTAAACCACATCAAGCCAAAGCGTTGGCATGCAGAGTGCtgttttttgaaaatatttgtgaGCAACAAAGCAGGAGGGCTATTTTTGTAAATTATGTTGTTGACATTAATTTTTCCCTGTCTTGCTCTACTTTGATTAAAAAGAAACACCACAGTGTAACACCTACTTTTGCTAAAGGGCAAATTAGTCTTTTCATTGCAATTCAGTTTTTATTGTGTCTGGGTTTTTTGACAGAATATCATGCTAGGCTTTGGATGATTAACATTTCCTGAGAATAATCTGTAATATAAAATTGCACAAATGTGAATGTCCCATGGGGCATTAACGAGATCACATTCTTATTCCAGATTAATTAATTTTCAATAAATGATGTGCCCTTGGTCTATTATCATAATCGCTAACACGAGTTAgaattgccaaagggggcattcccaagaaCACTTAAACGTACATTATTTAGCCCTTAACTTGCTTTAACTTCCCTTTTGTTTACGCAAGGGGGAGGCAACATATGGTCCATTCATTGCATCCAGTCACTATTACCCCTTTCTCCCCTTCCATGCATACCTATCCTGCTGGGAGCTGAGAAGATGGTAAATGTGGGGAAAGTAAGTAGCAATCAGGGCCAGGGGAAAAGCCATGGAAGGCCAGATGCAGGCTGTTAGCCATGTATTGTCTATCCCTGGTCTAGACCATTAGCTTCATTAAAGTAAAAGAAAAGCATTTTTAACAGAGCTTCTTCTTAATCATCTATGATCCTTgttttgctttccccccaaagATTAATTAAATCAGATATTCTTCTTGTGTCTAACTGAGATTCTGTGGTAGGCTATATAACTACATGTTGGGAAAGTGTTCCCTTTCTGTCCTTCTAATCTTGGTAATGTCTAAAAGAAAGAAGGGATCTCTATTCAATGAATGTCCCATCCTATAATTCTTGTGGGATCTCTTTTCCTCTCAAGAAAGGACAGGCACAGAGTAGGAATGCCAGCTGTCAAGAAGAAACTATCTTGGCCTGTTTTTGCTCTATTGAAATCAGCAGGCGAACCTTGTCTTACCATAGAGATAAGCACTGTTACCTACTACTGCCTGTTCAGCAAGCTGTTGTAAAAGGCACGACTACAAGAGGCAGGAAAAAGTTGACAACGTTACAGTCCTTACCAGATATCAGTCAAAGGAAGGTCAGCATCATTCCTGTGCTCTGGCCTTATATCTGGATAATAGATATCTAGCTCTTCCAGAAGTACTGTATATACCTCACATGGCAATAATAGCTTTTCAACTGGCTGGAAGTGAGCTAAATCTCTGAAAGAGGTAACCCCTTTCTTCAACTACATAACTTGGGCATGGGAGAGATGTCTGTTTACTTGATTTTTCTGCCACTGCTACTCACATCCAAATGTGTTAGCACCTGCTGGGATAAGCAAATACTGTAGCAATCACATAACAAGTTTATTGAATATCATGAGTCTCTCTCCAAATGAAGGCAATAGAAAAGTAATGTCTCCCTCTGGTTCCATCACAAAAATTGATAACCATAGAAGCAATAATATATGATATGCTGATTTGTGCTGTGTTAGCTTTGTTATTCTTTCTCCAATGGTTCTTCCAATATACAATGTATTCtaagctttgggggggggaatctatgcTTTACCTGGGTCCTCTGAAAATATACTACATGGTGAAGGAAGACTGCCCTTTTTGAGAAACCCAGAACAGTAATGTTGCTTGAACTTGGCCCAGAAATGCAGTTTATATTGTAAGATCCTATGGAAGGGGATCACAGGAGAAGGTATTTGGCAGTGGCGATTCTGCATTTCcttctgtgggggggaaacaaacctttCAATTTGTTATAGTTGTAACATGAATGATTTAGggcttcagatagggttgccagctccaggttgggaaatatctggagattttggggcagagcctgaagacgACATGGttaggagaggagagggacttaaatgccatagagtccaattgccaaagtggccattttctccaggtgaactgatctctatcggctggagatcagttgtaacagcaaatctccagctagtatctggaggttggcaaccctagcttcagatCGACTTTCTATACAAAGCATTAAATAGTGGGCCTAATAACACTTCGGGCTGTCTTATCAGAAACAACAGGctggatccagctagcttttccCCTCAGTCTCACCTCATTGCTGTCCTTACTACAGTTCTCATTTCACTTAGCCACACAGGTCGCATTATCCTCAGCACCTCTTCTGTGGCTGCATCTCTGAATCTGCTCTTTGGATGGCATAAGAAAACAGTTGCGGCCATATGGAACCTTGTTGACTTTTCATAGTTCAGCTCTTAATTGCATAAACAGGCTGTAGATATTTATGCCTATCTCTTGTTGTTTCTATTTGTATATAGAGAAGGGCTTTGCAGTGCATTTATTGCAGTTTATAGGTATTTCCCC
Coding sequences:
- the ZNF521 gene encoding zinc finger protein 521 isoform X2 produces the protein MALGALLPFSIIMWTTGATAQSKTLQLFTFRMSRRKQAKPRALKDLNCKLEDKTEDGELIDCKKRPEEGEELEEEAVHSCDICLQVFESLSDITEHKINQCQLTDGVDIEDDPTCSWPASSPSSKDQTSPSHGDGCDFGEEEGGPGLPYPCQFCDKSFSRLSYLKHHEQSHSDKLPFKCTYCSRLFKHKRSRDRHIKLHTGDKKYHCSECDAAFSRSDHLKIHLKTHTSNKPYKCAICRRGFLSSSSLHGHMQVHERNKDGSQSASRMEDWKMKDTQKCSQCEEGFDFPEDLQKHIAECHPECSPNEDRSALQCVYCHELFVDESSLVNHMEQTHNGAEKKNMCSICSENFHTVEELYSHMDSHQQPESCNHSNSPSLVTVGYTSVSSTTPDSNLSVDSSTMVETAPPIPKGRGRKRAAQQVPDITGPSNKQAKVTYSCIYCNKQLFSSLAVLQIHLKTMHLDKPEQAHICQYCLEVLPSLYNLNEHLKQVHEGPDPSLIVSTMPAMIYQCNFCSEVFNDLNTLQEHIRCTHGFANPVAKDSNAFFCPHCYMGFLTDSSLEEHIRQVHCDLSSSRFGSPVLGTPKDPVVEVYSCSYCTNSPIFNSVLKLNKHIKENHKNIPLALNYIHNGKKSRAMSPLSPVTIEQTSLKMMQAVGGAPPRPAGEYICNQCGAKYTSLDGFQTHLKTHLDTVLPKLTCPQCNKEFPNQESLLKHVTIHFMITSTYYICESCDKQFTSVDDLQKHLLDMHTFVFFRCTLCQEVFDSKVSIQLHLAVKHSNEKKVYRCTSCNWDFRNETDLQLHVKHNHLENQGKVHKCIFCGESFGTEVELQCHITTHSKKYNCKFCSKAFHAIILLEKHLREKHCVFETKTPNCGTNGASEPVQKEEVELQTLLTNSQESHNSHDGSEEDVDTSEPMYGCDICGAAYTMESLLQNHQLRDHNIRPGESAIVKKKAELIKGNYKCNVCSRTFFSENGLREHMQTHLGPVKHYMCPICGERFPSLLTLTEHKVTHSKSLDTGNCRICKMPLQSEEDFLEHCQMHPDLRNSLTGFRCVVCMQTVTSTLELKIHGTFHMQKTSSSSAVQSTGRVQHIQKLYKCASCLKEFRSKQDLVKLDINGLPYGLCAACVNLSKSGSPSVNIPSSSNRQGMGQNENMSSAENKNKAGGLKTRCSSCNVKFESESELQNHIQSVHRELIPDSNSTHLKTPQVSPMPRISPSQSEEKKTYQCIKCQMVFYNEWDIQVHVANHMIELDGRYTSTSTSSRSPRRVGNTNEGLNHECKLCNQTFDSPAKLQCHLIEHSFEGMGGTFKCPVCFTVFVQANKLQQHIFSAHGQEDKIYDCTQCPQKFFFQTELQNHTMTQHSS
- the ZNF521 gene encoding zinc finger protein 521 isoform X5, translated to MSRRKQAKPRALKDLNCKLEDKTEDGELIDCKKRPEEGEELEEEAVHSCDICLQVFESLSDITEHKINQCQLTDGVDIEDDPTCSWPASSPSSKDQTSPSHGDGCDFGEEEGGPGLPYPCQFCDKSFSRLSYLKHHEQSHSDKLPFKCTYCSRLFKHKRSRDRHIKLHTGDKKYHCSECDAAFSRSDHLKIHLKTHTSNKPYKCAICRRGFLSSSSLHGHMQVHERNKDGSQSASRMEDWKMKDTQKCSQCEEGFDFPEDLQKHIAECHPECSPNEDRSALQCVYCHELFVDESSLVNHMEQTHNGAEKKNMCSICSENFHTVEELYSHMDSHQQPESCNHSNSPSLVTVGYTSVSSTTPDSNLSVDSSTMVETAPPIPKGRGRKRAAQQVPDITGPSNKQAKVTYSCIYCNKQLFSSLAVLQIHLKTMHLDKPEQAHICQYCLEVLPSLYNLNEHLKQVHEGPDPSLIVSTMPAMIYQCNFCSEVFNDLNTLQEHIRCTHGFANPVAKDSNAFFCPHCYMGFLTDSSLEEHIRQVHCDLSSSRFGSPVLGTPKDPVVEVYSCSYCTNSPIFNSVLKLNKHIKENHKNIPLALNYIHNGKKSRAMSPLSPVTIEQTSLKMMQAVGGAPPRPAGEYICNQCGAKYTSLDGFQTHLKTHLDTVLPKLTCPQCNKEFPNQESLLKHVTIHFMITSTYYICESCDKQFTSVDDLQKHLLDMHTFVFFRCTLCQEVFDSKVSIQLHLAVKHSNEKKVYRCTSCNWDFRNETDLQLHVKHNHLENQGKVHKCIFCGESFGTEVELQCHITTHSKKYNCKFCSKAFHAIILLEKHLREKHCVFETKTPNCGTNGASEPVQKEEVELQTLLTNSQESHNSHDGSEEDVDTSEPMYGCDICGAAYTMESLLQNHQLRDHNIRPGESAIVKKKAELIKGNYKCNVCSRTFFSENGLREHMQTHLGPVKHYMCPICGERFPSLLTLTEHKVTHSKSLDTGNCRICKMPLQSEEDFLEHCQMHPDLRNSLTGFRCVVCMQTVTSTLELKIHGTFHMQKTSSSSAVQSTGRVQHIQKLYKCASCLKEFRSKQDLVKLDINGLPYGLCAACVNLSKSGSPSVNIPSSSNRQGMGQNENMSSAENKNKAGGLKTRCSSCNVKFESESELQNHIQSVHRELIPDSNSTHLKTPQVSPMPRISPSQSEEKKTYQCIKCQMVFYNEWDIQVHVANHMIELDGRYTSTSTSSRSPRRVGNTNEGLNHECKLCNQTFDSPAKLQCHLIEHSFEGMGGTFKCPVCFTVFVQANKLQQHIFSAHGQEDKIYDCTQCPQKFFFQTELQNHTMTQHSS
- the ZNF521 gene encoding zinc finger protein 521 isoform X4; this translates as MSRRKQAKPRALKVEENESEDQQGGVGLAAAQTDLNCKLEDKTEDGELIDCKKRPEEGEELEEEAVHSCDICLQVFESLSDITEHKINQCQLTDGVDIEDDPTCSWPASSPSSKDQTSPSHGDGCDFGEEEGGPGLPYPCQFCDKSFSRLSYLKHHEQSHSDKLPFKCTYCSRLFKHKRSRDRHIKLHTGDKKYHCSECDAAFSRSDHLKIHLKTHTSNKPYKCAICRRGFLSSSSLHGHMQVHERNKDGSQSASRMEDWKMKDTQKCSQCEEGFDFPEDLQKHIAECHPECSPNEDRSALQCVYCHELFVDESSLVNHMEQTHNGAEKKNMCSICSENFHTVEELYSHMDSHQQPESCNHSNSPSLVTVGYTSVSSTTPDSNLSVDSSTMVETAPPIPKGRGRKRAAQQVPDITGPSNKQAKVTYSCIYCNKQLFSSLAVLQIHLKTMHLDKPEQAHICQYCLEVLPSLYNLNEHLKQVHEGPDPSLIVSTMPAMIYQCNFCSEVFNDLNTLQEHIRCTHGFANPVAKDSNAFFCPHCYMGFLTDSSLEEHIRQVHCDLSSSRFGSPVLGTPKDPVVEVYSCSYCTNSPIFNSVLKLNKHIKENHKNIPLALNYIHNGKKSRAMSPLSPVTIEQTSLKMMQAVGGAPPRPAGEYICNQCGAKYTSLDGFQTHLKTHLDTVLPKLTCPQCNKEFPNQESLLKHVTIHFMITSTYYICESCDKQFTSVDDLQKHLLDMHTFVFFRCTLCQEVFDSKVSIQLHLAVKHSNEKKVYRCTSCNWDFRNETDLQLHVKHNHLENQGKVHKCIFCGESFGTEVELQCHITTHSKKYNCKFCSKAFHAIILLEKHLREKHCVFETKTPNCGTNGASEPVQKEEVELQTLLTNSQESHNSHDGSEEDVDTSEPMYGCDICGAAYTMESLLQNHQLRDHNIRPGESAIVKKKAELIKGNYKCNVCSRTFFSENGLREHMQTHLGPVKHYMCPICGERFPSLLTLTEHKVTHSKSLDTGNCRICKMPLQSEEDFLEHCQMHPDLRNSLTGFRCVVCMQTVTSTLELKIHGTFHMQKTSSSSAVQSTGRVQHIQKLYKCASCLKEFRSKQDLVKLDINGLPYGLCAACVNLSKSGSPSVNIPSSSNRQGMGQNENMSSAENKNKAGGLKTRCSSCNVKFESESELQNHIQSVHRELIPDSNSTHLKTPQVSPMPRISPSQSEEKKTYQCIKCQMVFYNEWDIQVHVANHMIELDGRYTSTSTSSRSPRRVGNTNEGLNHECKLCNQTFDSPAKLQCHLIEHSFEGMGGTFKCPVCFTVFVQANKLQQHIFSAHGQEDKIYDCTQCPQKFFFQTELQNHTMTQHSS
- the ZNF521 gene encoding zinc finger protein 521 isoform X1, translated to MALGALLPFSIIMWTTGATAQSKTLQLFTFRMSRRKQAKPRALKVEENESEDQQGGVGLAAAQTDLNCKLEDKTEDGELIDCKKRPEEGEELEEEAVHSCDICLQVFESLSDITEHKINQCQLTDGVDIEDDPTCSWPASSPSSKDQTSPSHGDGCDFGEEEGGPGLPYPCQFCDKSFSRLSYLKHHEQSHSDKLPFKCTYCSRLFKHKRSRDRHIKLHTGDKKYHCSECDAAFSRSDHLKIHLKTHTSNKPYKCAICRRGFLSSSSLHGHMQVHERNKDGSQSASRMEDWKMKDTQKCSQCEEGFDFPEDLQKHIAECHPECSPNEDRSALQCVYCHELFVDESSLVNHMEQTHNGAEKKNMCSICSENFHTVEELYSHMDSHQQPESCNHSNSPSLVTVGYTSVSSTTPDSNLSVDSSTMVETAPPIPKGRGRKRAAQQVPDITGPSNKQAKVTYSCIYCNKQLFSSLAVLQIHLKTMHLDKPEQAHICQYCLEVLPSLYNLNEHLKQVHEGPDPSLIVSTMPAMIYQCNFCSEVFNDLNTLQEHIRCTHGFANPVAKDSNAFFCPHCYMGFLTDSSLEEHIRQVHCDLSSSRFGSPVLGTPKDPVVEVYSCSYCTNSPIFNSVLKLNKHIKENHKNIPLALNYIHNGKKSRAMSPLSPVTIEQTSLKMMQAVGGAPPRPAGEYICNQCGAKYTSLDGFQTHLKTHLDTVLPKLTCPQCNKEFPNQESLLKHVTIHFMITSTYYICESCDKQFTSVDDLQKHLLDMHTFVFFRCTLCQEVFDSKVSIQLHLAVKHSNEKKVYRCTSCNWDFRNETDLQLHVKHNHLENQGKVHKCIFCGESFGTEVELQCHITTHSKKYNCKFCSKAFHAIILLEKHLREKHCVFETKTPNCGTNGASEPVQKEEVELQTLLTNSQESHNSHDGSEEDVDTSEPMYGCDICGAAYTMESLLQNHQLRDHNIRPGESAIVKKKAELIKGNYKCNVCSRTFFSENGLREHMQTHLGPVKHYMCPICGERFPSLLTLTEHKVTHSKSLDTGNCRICKMPLQSEEDFLEHCQMHPDLRNSLTGFRCVVCMQTVTSTLELKIHGTFHMQKTSSSSAVQSTGRVQHIQKLYKCASCLKEFRSKQDLVKLDINGLPYGLCAACVNLSKSGSPSVNIPSSSNRQGMGQNENMSSAENKNKAGGLKTRCSSCNVKFESESELQNHIQSVHRELIPDSNSTHLKTPQVSPMPRISPSQSEEKKTYQCIKCQMVFYNEWDIQVHVANHMIELDGRYTSTSTSSRSPRRVGNTNEGLNHECKLCNQTFDSPAKLQCHLIEHSFEGMGGTFKCPVCFTVFVQANKLQQHIFSAHGQEDKIYDCTQCPQKFFFQTELQNHTMTQHSS
- the ZNF521 gene encoding zinc finger protein 521 isoform X3, which gives rise to MALGALLPFSIIMWTTGATAQSKTLQLFTFRMSRRKQAKPRALKVEENESEDQQGGVGLAAAQTDLNCKLEDKTEDGELIDCKKRPEEGEELEEEAVHSCDICLQVFESLSDITEHKINQCQLTDGVDIEDDPTCSWPASSPSSKDQTSPSHGDGCDFGEEEGGPGLPYPCQFCDKSFSRLSYLKHHEQSHSDKLPFKCTYCSRLFKHKRSRDRHIKLHTGDKKYHCSECDAAFSRSDHLKIHLKTHTSNKPYKCAICRRGFLSSSSLHGHMQVHERNKDGSQSASRMEDWKMKDTQKCSQCEEGFDFPEDLQKHIAECHPECSPNEDRSALQCVYCHELFVDESSLVNHMEQTHNGAEKKNMCSICSENFHTVEELYSHMDSHQQPESCNHSNSPSLVTVGYTSVSSTTPDSNLSVDSSTMVETAPPIPKGRGRKRAAQQVPDITGPSNKQAKVTYSCIYCNKQLFSSLAVLQIHLKTMHLDKPEQAHICQYCLEVLPSLYNLNEHLKQVHEGPDPSLIVSTMPAMIYQCNFCSEVFNDLNTLQEHIRCTHGFANPVAKDSNAFFCPHCYMGFLTDSSLEEHIRQVHCDLSSSRFGSPVLGTPKDPVVEVYSCSYCTNSPIFNSVLKLNKHIKENHKNIPLALNYIHNGKKSRAMSPLSPVTIEQTSLKMMQAVGGAPPRPAGEYICNQCGAKYTSLDGFQTHLKTHLDTVLPKLTCPQCNKEFPNQESLLKHVTIHFMITSTYYICESCDKQFTSVDDLQKHLLDMHTFVFFRCTLCQEVFDSKVSIQLHLAVKHSNEKKVYRCTSCNWDFRNETDLQLHVKHNHLENQGKVHKCIFCGESFGTEVELQCHITTHSKKYNCKFCSKAFHAIILLEKHLREKHCVFETKTPNCGTNGASEPVQKEEVELQTLLTNSQESHNSHDGSEEDVDTSEPMYGCDICGAAYTMESLLQNHQLRDHNIRPGESAIVKKKAELIKGNYKCNVCSRTFFSENGLREHMQTHLGPVKHYMCPICGERFPSLLTLTEHKVTHSKSLDTGNCRICKMPLQSEEDFLEHCQMHPDLRNSLTGFRCVVCMQTVTSTLELKIHGTFHMQKTSSSSAVQSTGRVQHIQKLYKCASCLKEFRSKQDLVKLDINGLPYGLCAACVNLSKSGSPSVNIPSSSNRQGMGQNENMSSAENKNKAGGLKTRCSSCNVKFESESELQNHIQSVHRELIPDSNSTHLKTPQVSPMPRISPSQSEEKKTYQCIKCQMVFYNEWDIQVHVANHMIDEGLNHECKLCNQTFDSPAKLQCHLIEHSFEGMGGTFKCPVCFTVFVQANKLQQHIFSAHGQEDKIYDCTQCPQKFFFQTELQNHTMTQHSS
- the ZNF521 gene encoding zinc finger protein 521 isoform X6, whose amino-acid sequence is MQVHERNKDGSQSASRMEDWKMKDTQKCSQCEEGFDFPEDLQKHIAECHPECSPNEDRSALQCVYCHELFVDESSLVNHMEQTHNGAEKKNMCSICSENFHTVEELYSHMDSHQQPESCNHSNSPSLVTVGYTSVSSTTPDSNLSVDSSTMVETAPPIPKGRGRKRAAQQVPDITGPSNKQAKVTYSCIYCNKQLFSSLAVLQIHLKTMHLDKPEQAHICQYCLEVLPSLYNLNEHLKQVHEGPDPSLIVSTMPAMIYQCNFCSEVFNDLNTLQEHIRCTHGFANPVAKDSNAFFCPHCYMGFLTDSSLEEHIRQVHCDLSSSRFGSPVLGTPKDPVVEVYSCSYCTNSPIFNSVLKLNKHIKENHKNIPLALNYIHNGKKSRAMSPLSPVTIEQTSLKMMQAVGGAPPRPAGEYICNQCGAKYTSLDGFQTHLKTHLDTVLPKLTCPQCNKEFPNQESLLKHVTIHFMITSTYYICESCDKQFTSVDDLQKHLLDMHTFVFFRCTLCQEVFDSKVSIQLHLAVKHSNEKKVYRCTSCNWDFRNETDLQLHVKHNHLENQGKVHKCIFCGESFGTEVELQCHITTHSKKYNCKFCSKAFHAIILLEKHLREKHCVFETKTPNCGTNGASEPVQKEEVELQTLLTNSQESHNSHDGSEEDVDTSEPMYGCDICGAAYTMESLLQNHQLRDHNIRPGESAIVKKKAELIKGNYKCNVCSRTFFSENGLREHMQTHLGPVKHYMCPICGERFPSLLTLTEHKVTHSKSLDTGNCRICKMPLQSEEDFLEHCQMHPDLRNSLTGFRCVVCMQTVTSTLELKIHGTFHMQKTSSSSAVQSTGRVQHIQKLYKCASCLKEFRSKQDLVKLDINGLPYGLCAACVNLSKSGSPSVNIPSSSNRQGMGQNENMSSAENKNKAGGLKTRCSSCNVKFESESELQNHIQSVHRELIPDSNSTHLKTPQVSPMPRISPSQSEEKKTYQCIKCQMVFYNEWDIQVHVANHMIELDGRYTSTSTSSRSPRRVGNTNEGLNHECKLCNQTFDSPAKLQCHLIEHSFEGMGGTFKCPVCFTVFVQANKLQQHIFSAHGQEDKIYDCTQCPQKFFFQTELQNHTMTQHSS